ACTTCTTCTGAAGATGCGCGGGGACGATGAACAGCACCCGGTCTGCGCGGTTTCTGGCAGCGAGTTCCTTGAGGATGAGACCCGCTTCGATCGTCTTTCCGAGGCCAACGTCGTCTGCGATGAGCACGCGCTGGCGCAGCTTCTGCATCACCCAGTTGACCGCGTCAAGCTGATAGGGCTCTAATCGAACCAGCGAGTTCGAAATACTCAGTAGCTGACCCTGTTCGTGGGCAATCTGGAGACGGAGCGCTTGCGAGCGAAGATCGAACCACTCGGCAGACACAGCGTCGTGATCGGGATGGAGTTGATCGGTCGTGTCAGGTTCGAGTTTGCTGAGTTGGTCACGTTGCAGTTCGATCTCGACATCGTCGATACAGACCGTTTTCACGCCGTCGTCCTCGACATACACTCGCAGATACTCCAGGTCGCCAACAGAGTACGTCTTGATCACTTCGGCAGCGTCGTCGTTCAGTCGGATCGAGTCACCCGGTTCGAGATCGTGTCTGAGACTCATTCTTGCGTGATCGTGACGAAATTCAGGACGAACTCCTGGGGGAGAACACCGCCGTGGTAGAAGCGAGCGTCCGGGAGCCCCTGATTTCGGAACCGCTGGATCGGGTCAGCGAGCGCACTGATCTTCGTCTCCCCATCGAGATAGCCGAGGTGAGCGTTCTCGTCGAGAAGCACACCGGGCGCGTCTTCGTCGATATCTTCCCCTGCCACCCATCGCCGCGTCACCTGCTCAGCCTCCGAAGGTGGATAGATGTCGTCGATATCGACGCTTCGCGGGAGCGAGACGAACCCGTGGTCAGCCAGGATGTACGCTCGGTCCCACTCCCCCTGATCGAGCTTCTCGCAGATGATCCGGGAGATCTTCTCGATGCGGTTTTGGAACAGGCCTTCGAAGTCGGTGAGTTCCCCCTCACCGGTCTTGTCGAGGTCGTTCCAGTAGTATGCGACGCGGGTCTCGCCCCATCCCGTCTCTTCGCTCTCGCTTTGCATGATGTAGCTCCACCCGTCGTCTTTCAGCAGTTGCTCCCGTCGGTAATTGGTGATTGTGTGTCCGTTGCGTCGGGGGACCAGCTCGCCGTCGTCAAGCTCGACGTTGAAACTGAACTTGCTGCCCGGGGTGAGTGCTGCCTTTCCGAAGTCGGTGTCGGAGGGGAACGCCCCGACCCAGGTATTCTCGTCAACTTCGAGACTCGGGAGGTCGCGGCGAATGGAGTCGGCCAGTTCGTGGGCGAGATCGAACCGTAGCGCATCGACGATGAACAGCACGACGCTCTGCCCACTCTGGAGGTGTTCCTTCTCTTCAGCGAAGAACTGGTGGGCGTGGTTCTGATCGACGAACGGTGAGCCGTCTTCGATCTGATCGACGACGAGATCGCCCAGGTCGCTGAGATACTCGAGATACCGCGACTCCACGAGCGACGTGCGCATGTCAGCAAGCGTCGCCGTCGCGGGGTGTTCCTCCGGCAGGCCGGTCTCCGGCTCCCCCGAAACGACGAGGTTGAACACCGCGTTGTCAATCTGCCAGGTTCCGTTCTCGACGTCACCGTAGAGGGCAACGACGTCGTCGGTGTCGCCCCGCTGTTCCCAGGTATCGAGTTCGTTCGCCAGGTTGGCCACCTCGAGGGCCTGTTTCCAGACGTGGGTCCAGGCGACGTCACCGTAGGTCTGTTCGAGGCGCTGGTGGCGTCGGGTGGCGCGACTCGCGCAGGTCTCGTAGTCGCCAGCCCTGAAGGACTGCGTCCAGTCGTCCCAGAGTTCGTGTTCCAGGGACGCATCGACCGGGCAGTCGGCGAGTTCCCACGGGTCGTCGTGCGTGCGCAGGACATCGTGCCAGAAGCGAGCGTCCGGATCGAGATAGATCTGCGCCAGCTCCCGGGGGCGTTCGGCCTTACTCAGCACGGACTGGAGATTGGGCCTGGAGATGCCGAGGTCGGAACTCGATTCAGGCTGGTATGCTGGATCGAGACGTGACTTCTCGAGACCTTCGTCGACGAGCCACTCCGCGACTGCCCAGCGACGCGTCCGTTCGACGAGCGT
This window of the Halapricum desulfuricans genome carries:
- the pglZ gene encoding BREX-5 system phosphatase PglZ is translated as MPATKTLHQAARDAIENAIEEAPDDDPIVLWWDDGGDLREIVEPVSRDLGYDFQAAERSPLELRGEAPRETTVWYVPQARTDDVDWFRDVENTGGVVEAHIGKLAARCFENDRLQAASIRTAYGDTEGGEREQVADILFEALNGEGGLPTLRSLQTQIVLGGHDDPVAFVLEYGVGNLLDETDESDKLAEIRDLLVDEGVAAVEGVTDEHTLVERTRRWAVAEWLVDEGLEKSRLDPAYQPESSSDLGISRPNLQSVLSKAERPRELAQIYLDPDARFWHDVLRTHDDPWELADCPVDASLEHELWDDWTQSFRAGDYETCASRATRRHQRLEQTYGDVAWTHVWKQALEVANLANELDTWEQRGDTDDVVALYGDVENGTWQIDNAVFNLVVSGEPETGLPEEHPATATLADMRTSLVESRYLEYLSDLGDLVVDQIEDGSPFVDQNHAHQFFAEEKEHLQSGQSVVLFIVDALRFDLAHELADSIRRDLPSLEVDENTWVGAFPSDTDFGKAALTPGSKFSFNVELDDGELVPRRNGHTITNYRREQLLKDDGWSYIMQSESEETGWGETRVAYYWNDLDKTGEGELTDFEGLFQNRIEKISRIICEKLDQGEWDRAYILADHGFVSLPRSVDIDDIYPPSEAEQVTRRWVAGEDIDEDAPGVLLDENAHLGYLDGETKISALADPIQRFRNQGLPDARFYHGGVLPQEFVLNFVTITQE